The Alcaligenes aquatilis genome contains the following window.
TACCGTTCGCGGTGTGGCGATGAACCCAGTCGATCACCCGCACGGTGGTGGTGAAGGTCGTACGGGTGAAGGCCGTGAGCCAGTCAGCCCATGGGGTACGCCTGCCAAGGGCTACCGCACCCGTCGTAACAAGCGCACAGACAACATGATTGTTTCGCGCCGTAAGCGCAAGTAAGGGGCGAACACTATGTCACGTTCGATTAAAAAAGGCCCATTCGTTGATGCTCACCTGATCAAAAAGGTTGACGCAGCCGTTGTGGGTAACGACAAGCGACCAATCAAAACCTGGTCGCGCCGCTCTACCATCCTGCCCGAGTTCATTGGGCTGACGATTGCCGTTCACAATGGCCGTCAACACATTCCCGTTTACATCAACGAGAACATGGTTGGCCACAAGCTCGGCGAGTTCGCTTTGACCCGTACGTTCAAGGGTCACGCTGCGGACAAAAAGGCCCGGAGATAAGTGATGGAAACTACAGCAATTATTCGTGGAGTCCATATTTCGGCGCAAAAAGCACGTCTGGTTGCGGACATGGTCCGCGGCAAGTCCGTCGCTCACGCTCTGAATACGCTGACTTTCACTCCTAAGAAAGCCGCTGGCATCATCAAGAAAGCTCTGGAATCGGCTATTGCCAACGCTGAGCACAATGACGGCGCCGATATCGACGAACTGAAAGTCACCTCCATTTACGTGGACAAGGCTCAGTCGTTGAAGCGTTTTTCTGCACGAGCCAAAGGCCGCGGTAACCGTATTGAGAAGCAGACTTGCCACATTGTGGTCAAAGTCGGCGCTTAAGGAGTCACAATGGGACAGAAAATCCACCCAATTGGGTTCCGCCTGGCTGTTAAC
Protein-coding sequences here:
- the rpsS gene encoding 30S ribosomal protein S19, whose product is MSRSIKKGPFVDAHLIKKVDAAVVGNDKRPIKTWSRRSTILPEFIGLTIAVHNGRQHIPVYINENMVGHKLGEFALTRTFKGHAADKKARR
- the rplV gene encoding 50S ribosomal protein L22 codes for the protein METTAIIRGVHISAQKARLVADMVRGKSVAHALNTLTFTPKKAAGIIKKALESAIANAEHNDGADIDELKVTSIYVDKAQSLKRFSARAKGRGNRIEKQTCHIVVKVGA